CCCAACCTCGGAATAGATGACATGAGGGTTGTCTACGGCCCAAGGGAGGGCTTTGATGCGGCAGTCCTTGAATACGGCCGCGACCACTACCTGATCGTCGCCACGGATCCTGTTCTGGGCGTCCCGGAGGAGACCTTCGGGTTCTTTGCGTACCACTTCGCCGGGAGCGATGTTGCAGTTTTCGGGGCAAGACCGAGGTGGCTCGTTGTTGATATCCTCCTTCCGCCCGGAAGCGAAAAGGAATTTCTCGAAAAGGCGATGCGTGACCTGAACGCCGAATGCAGGAAGTACGGGAGTTCGGTAATCGGCGGCCATACGGGCGCTTATCCAGGTGTGGCCGAGCCAATCGCTACCACCACCGCGATGGGGCTCGTTAGGAAGGACGAACTGAAGCTCCCACTTGCAAAGCCCGGCGATAAAATAGTCGTGACCGGCAAAGTCGGCCTGGAGTTCGCGGTCTCGGCGGCATATTTCCGCGAGAGGGAGCTTAGAAAGCTCCTGTCCTTCAGGGAAATATCCAGGCTTAAGACGTCTTTCAGATTTGAAACCACCGTTCCTGACGCTTTAACAGCCAAACCTTTTGTCCGCGGCATGCACGATGCCACAGAAGGGGGTTTAACTGCCCTCCACGAGATAGCCGACAACTCCGGGACGGGTTTTGTAGTCCATGCTGAAAAACTCAGGCTCGACCCGATGGTGCAAAAAGTCCTCGACTTTTACGGCGTTGACCCATGGAGCGTCTCCTCCACCGGTACGCTGATAGCGATAACCCCACCAGAAAAATCCGATTCCTTAATTACAGAATTACAGAAAAATGGGATTATTGCATTTGAGCTCGGGGAGTTCACCGCGGATAAAAAGCGGGTTTTAATCGAAAACGGGGAAGAGAAGGCGTTTCCGACGTTTAAGAGCGACCCCTACGTGGCGCTGTACAGCAAAAGATAAATACCAAGAGGGGGTATTACAGACCATGAGTCGGGAGATTATCCGGGATGTGATTCTTAGGGTATCGCGAGAGCTTGGTCTTGATGTCGATGATATAATCCTCTTCGGTTCCCGGCTTAGGGGCGATTTTAGGAACGATAGTGATTGGGATGTTCTGGTTGTGCTATCAGAACCAATCGAGAGAAAGATAGAGCTGGAAGCGTACAAAAGGGTACACAGGGAACTTCTGTTAAAAGGAATCAAAGTAGACGTCCTCTTTATATCAAGTGATGAGCTTGAAAAGGTCAAGGATGATACAGGTTTTGTTTATTACTACGCCCTTCGGGAGGGTGTGAAAATTTGAGCTTTAGAGAATGGCTCAAAAAGGCTGAAAAAGACCTTGTGCTTGCCAAAAACAGTCTCTCCCTTGACTTCTACGACTATGCAACTTCCACGCTCAGCAGTGCGCTGAAAAGGCTTTGAAGGCGTTTTTGATATCAAAGGGAAAACCCATCAAACGGACCCACGACATCGGGGAGCTCATACTCCTGTGCGCGGAGGTGGATTCTGAATTCTTGAAACTCTTCGATAATGATGTGGATCTTCTAACCGCCTATGCCGTCGAGGCGAGATACCCTACCATTCACGAACCGGACAAAGAAGAGGCAGAAAATGCGATAAAGCTGGCCGAGCTCGTCCTTGAATTTGTGGGTTCCAGACTCACCTAATCCTGAACCTCAGCAGTGCCGCCAGGCCGCCAAGGGCCTTCAGCTTGTCGCCGCCCTCGTGCTCCGAGCTGACGACCACGACCTCACCCCTCGAATACCTCACCGCGTCCATTAGCTCCTCGATCTTCTCCCTGTGCTCTCCCTTGAGGAGCTCGTCGAGAACCAAGAGCGTCTCAACCGCGCCGTAATTGACGGCCTCCTCTACCTCTCTGAAACCGTAAGCTGCCAGACCATTGTTCTTAGCTATATTTTCGAGCACCTTCTCGACGAGCTGGACCTCCTTGGCGACGCGGTTCTCGTGGTAGACCTTATCGACCGTTCCGCGCCTTATGACCTCGTAGATGCCGGTCCTTCCGGTCACGCTCGTATCTTCGATGACCACCTTCTTCGCCAGCTCGGGATAATTCTCGCGCAGGAACTTGTAGAAATCCTCCTTGACGAAGCCGGGACCGGCTACTATGGCCCTCTCTATGCCCTCCCTGCTTATTATCTCCTCCATGCTCTTAGCGACATCGTGGAAGAACTTCTTCTCCTCGCTCTCGCGGTTTGTGTTGTACCTCTTTCCGCCGAGGTTGTAGCGTATCCCCTTGAGTATCTCGACGCCGTACTCCCTGATTATCGCCATATCGGCTTCCCCGTCGTCTATGACGACTATCATGACACGGGCGCGCTTTGAAGCTTCCACGGCCTCCTTAAGGCGCTCGATGTGGTGCTCCTTCCAGCGGGGCTTCTGTAGGGTAACGACCGTGCCTTCCTCTATGGCTATCGTGTGGTACTTGCCGAGGGGGACGTCGTCCCTGCTGGCGTAGACTATCGGCCCGGTGACGCGGACCTGGTTGGCGAACTTGTGAAAGTTTATCTTTTCAGCCCTAACTCCGAGGAAGACTGGAATGACCTCGACCTTCTCGGCTCTGAGCGAATCGCTCCTCTGACTCTGCTTCCTGAGCGTTTTGGCATAAACAACGTCGCCCGGGTCTATGATGTGATAGAGGTGCCAGAGGTCGTCGAGCGTCTCGGCCTTGACCTTTATCTTGCCCTCCTTGACGTCCTGGTGGATTATCTGCACCCTCTCACCTCCCAAAAAGAGTTGGCGTTTAGGTTTAAAAAGTTGCCAAAGGGGGAGAAATCAGATAAGCTCCCTCTCGGTCTTTGTAAGCCTCCTCGCTCCGTTCTCGGTTATGACGACGGTGTCCTCTATCCTAACTCCGCCGAACTTGGGAATGTAAATGCCTGGCTCGATTGTTATGACCATCCCCGGCTTGAGAACGGTCTCGTCCTGCTGGCTCACGCGCGGCCACTCGTGTATCTGAAGTCCTACGCCGTGTCCTGTGGAGTGTATGAAGTTGTCTCCGTAGCCGTACTCCTTGATGACGTCCCTGACGATTGTATCGAGCTCTTTGGCCGTTATGCCAGGCCTGGCCGCTTCAACGCCCTTTCTCTGGGCCTCAAGGACGGCGTAGTAGATGTCCTTCTGCTTCTCGTTGGGGCTTCCCACGACTATGGTCCGGGTCGTGTCCGAGTGGTAGTGCTGGTATAAAGCCCCCTCGTCGATGACGACCAGATCACTCTTCTCTATCCTCTTGTCGCTGGCGACCCCGTGGGGCAGGGCAGAACGCCATCCGCTGGCTATTATCGTGTCGAAGGCCGGCTTCTCTGCCCCATTCATCTTCATGACGTACTCCATCTTCGCCGCTATCTCCCTCTCGCGCTTGCCCTCGCTTATTTCCTCAAGGGCAGCCATCATGGCCATGTCCGCTATTTCGCAGGCGGCCTTTATGGCCTCAATCTCTTCGGGCGTCTTGATAATCCTTAGCTCTTTGATGACGTCATCAACCACAACGAAGTCCTCCACCCCGGCCTTTTCTTTGAGGGACTGAACCGTTGAGAAGCTGGTCTTCCCCTCGATGCCAAGCTTTGTGGGTTTAAATCCTTTAAGTTTCTCGTAAAGTTCTTTACCTGTCTTGAATTTATCCACGGGTACCTTCGAGGTCTCCCTTGCCTCCTCATATTCAAGCTCGGGGACTATGAAAAGGACATCGTCAGGAGTAACAACGAGGTAACCACCTAAAACAGGGGAACTTCCTGTGAAGTAGAAGAGGTTTTCTTTTGCTGTTATCAAAGCGGCATCAAGTTCCTTCTCCACAATGAATTCCTGGAGCCTTTTAATCCTCATCTGGCAACCACCGGGTCTCTTTAACTGTACCACCAATAAAACCCTTTCGGAGAGCATCCTGCATGCCCGCGGAGAAACCGAAAGGAGTTATAAACCCTGAGAGGAAACTATCCAGGGGATCAAAGTGACGGTGTACCTGTTTGACTTCGACGGCACCCTTGTGGACAGCACCGGGGCGGTCGAAAAGGCCCTCAGAATCGCTATCGAGAAGACAATTCCAGCGGTAATAGAGAGCGACCTCTACGAGGACTACTACAAGGCGCTTTTCCTCTTCATCAAGGGCAAGCTCACCTACCAGTACCTTGGAGTCATCCACGAGCTCGTTGCCCAGGGCACGATACACGAGTACTACAAGCTCATGCCCCGGTACATCAAAGACTTTCCGTTCGCCAGGGAGGTCGTCAGGGAGCTCAGGATGCGGGGAAGGAAGGTAATAAGCTTTTCTGGGGAGCATACGTACCCCGGAGGGAAGGTCATTTTCATGAAAAAGACGGGATGGTACGACGAGTTCGACGAGGTCATAACGTTTAAAGGGACTAGGGACATGCTCAAGAAGTTTGAGACACTGCGGGAGCTCTACCCAGAGGAGCCGTTTGTCTGGGTTGACGACAGTCCCAGCAGGTTCACGTACGTTCTGGACGATAACACTCTCTTTGTCCAGAAGTTCTCCCCCTACAAGAGCGATGTGGCACTGCTGTTTGACAGGGAAAACTTCATCAAGATCAAGAGCATACGGGAAGTCCTCAACATAGACGACGGACTGGCAGGTTTTGAGGATAAACCTTAAAAGTCTCCCACGCAACCCCGAATCGGTAGGAGTCGGTGGGGGTGAGGGCGATGGCCAGGGGGAAGGCTCTCGTCCTTGCCTACGCCGGGACCCACGAACATCAGGACAACCACCACATGATTCTGAAACCTCTCGGCATCGACGACAGGAACGCGGCTTCAAGGCTCATAGGCAGGAAGGTCGTCTGGACGACTCCAACCGGCAGGAAGATGTACGGTAAAATCCTCAAGACCCACGGCAACAGGGGCGAAGTAAAGGCATACTTCAAGCCGGGCCTACCAGGTCAGGCCCTCGGCGACTACGTCGAAATCCTTTAGAGAAACCCTTTAAACCTCCCAACCTTTTCTTTCTCCGGTGGGAGAATGGGGTTCATTGAGGTGCGTGAGGGCCTTGCAAAAATCCTTGTCCCAAAGGCGGAGAGGATATACGACGCCCCCGTCTTCTACAACCCTGTCATGGCATTAAACCGCGATATAAGCGTCCTGGCCGTGGGGATATTCAAACCAAAGAGGGTTCTCGATGCCCTCTCCGCGACCGGAATAAGGGGCATCCGCTACGCCCTCGAAACTCCGGCCGAAGAAGTCTGGCTCAACGACATAAATCCCGATGCCTTCAACCTGATCCTGAAAAACGTCCGGCTGAACCTCGGCGTTGAGGGGGAGTGGATAAGTGAGAAAAGTATCGCTTTTCAGGGAAAGAAGGAGATGGTGGCCAACCTCGACGACGCCAACAGGCTTATGGCTGAAAAGTTCCGGTACTTTGATTTCTTGGACTTGGATCCCTTCGGCTCACCGGTTGAGTTCCTGGACACGGCCCTGAGGAGCGTCAGGAGAAGGGGTGTTCTTGCCATTACCGCCACCGACACCGGCGTCCTCTGCGGGGCCTACCGACATGCCTGCCGCAGGAAATACCTCGCCGAGCCCATACGGGGCGAGCTCTGCCACGAGGCCGGACTGAGAATCCTCATCGGAACGGTTGTTAGATACGCCGCCAAGTACGACCTCGGTGTGGATGTCCTGTTGGCATACTACCGCGACCACTACTTCCGTGCATTCCTGAGGCTGAAGAGTGGCGCGAGGAAGGCCGACGGGAGCCTTTCAAACCTTGGCTACCTCCGGCAAGAACCCAACGGCCGCTTCGAGTATGAGAAGGCGTTCATCCCGGAGGGGCTTCCGGCCCACGGCCCGCTGTGGCTCGGCCCCCTCAAGACCCAGGAATTCGTCGATGAAATGCTGAGCCTGGCAGGTACTCATTCCCTCGCCCACAAAAAGACGCTCCAATTCATCAAAACACTCGCAGGGGAACTGGACGTTCCGTTCCACTACGACACCCACGCTCTGGCTAGGAGGAACAACATTCAGGTCGGAAAGCTCGTGGATATAATCGGGGCCCTCCGCGAGAAAGGTTATCGCGCCACGAGAACGCACTTCTCGCCGGTGGCGCTGAAAACCGACGCACCCTTTGAGGAAGTCCTGGAGGTTCTGAAATCCATTCAATGAGTTCAGGTTCTGAACTTTTCGATATGTATTTAACCTGTCCCGGTATGATTTTTAGGGGGTGAGCCAATGGACGAGATGATCGAGCTTGCCAGGGAGTTTTATACAGATGAGTACGCCGACTCGGTTCTATACGCTCAGCTTGCGAGGATCGAAAAAGATGAGGAGATAAAGAAGGAATTTCTGAGGCTCTCAAACATCGAATCAAAGCACGCCAAGTTCTGGCACGACTTCATAAAGCGGCACGGTGGGGAAGTTCCAAAGCCTTCCGTGAAGAGGCTCACAATCTTCAGCGTCAAACTCCTTCGGAGGATTCTCGGGCCGGGCTCGGTAGCTTCCCTTCTCGAAATGGGCGAGAACAGTGCGATAGGAAAGTACTTCAAATACCTGACCACCTACGCCGAGGGGTTCAGCGAGGAGGAGATGAGGGAGATAAAGGAGGTCATACTCGACGAGCTTGAGCACGAGAAGTTCTTTTACGAGAGCAAGAAGCGCTTCCACGTCGAGAACACACGAGACCTCGTTCTTGGCATGAACGACGGGCTGGTTGAAATCCTCGGTGCCGTTACGGGTCTGTCTGCAGTTTATCCAAACAACCCACAGCTCGTTGGAATAAGCGGTCTGATAGTCGGCGTCGCCGGGGCCCTCTCCATGGCGATAGGCACCTTCGTCTCCGTCCGCTCTCAAAGACAGGTGAAGGAATCCATCCGCGACAGAATGGAGGTCCTCTTCAGAGTCTCGCCCGAAAGAGCCGCTGAGGAGTTGGTGGAGAAGCTCGTCGAGGGAGGAATGCCCGAAGAGGTCGCGAAGGAAGTTGCGAGAGAGCTCGCCGACAACAGCGAGGCGATTATGCAGCTCCTCCTTCCTGAGGCTGAGGAAAACGAGATAAGGGCGGCGCTCTACACCGGTCTTTCTTATCTGGTCGGTGTTGCCTTTCCGGTTACACCCTACTTCCTCGCCTCCAGCTCATTAACCGCACTCCCGTTCTCAATACTCTTAGCGGGATCCGCCCTGGCGATAGTGGCCACGCTGATCTCCCTGCTCTCGGGAATATCCATCAGGAAGAAGGTTGCGGAGATGGTGGCGACGGGACTGGGCGCGGCGTTCCTGAGCTATCTCTTCGGCCGGCTGATGGAGGCCCTCTTCAACGTCTCGGCGCTTTAGAGGTAGAACACCTCGATGCCGAGTTTTTTTGCTATTTCTCCCTGCTTTTCATCGCTCGTGGCGAGCTTTCCGTATTTGAGTGCCTGGGCGATGTAGAGGGCGTCATAAACCGTGATTTTGTGCTCCAGAGCTATACCCCTCGCAGGTGGAAGATACTCAACTCCGTTTTCCAGAACAACCACATTGGGGATCGCGTCAATCACGCGGGACCTTCTCTCAAACTCCTCCCGTGAGATTCTTCCGTAGAGGACGTGATGCTTCCAGAGGGCGTTTGAGACCTCTACCAAGGCGTAGTCAAGCGAGATAACGTCTTTTAGGAGCAGTTCCTCCACCTGTTCCCAGCCGGGTTCGAGGAGGATGTACTTCGCAAGGACGGAGGCGTCAATTGCTATCACGATCCTCCCTCACATATCTTTTTGCGGTCCCTTCCCTGGTGGGGGTTCCTCCGGCAAGCAATTCGTGCATCCTCTCAAGGGTTCTTTTCTTTTCCTCTTTGCTTATCCTCAAAGCTATGAACCTCCTTATCTCCTCGCTCCAGTTAATGTCGTACTTCTTCATCTTCTCCTTTAGCTCGTCCGGAACGCGGACGCTTATGACGGCCATATAATCACCGTTTACAAAAACGCATTACAAAGATATAAACGTTGCTGTCATACCCTCACATATTTCCATTTTCCTCTCTTGAACGCCCACCAGAAGAGGGCCGCCGTCGTGAAGGTCTCCAAGCTCATGGCTATCCATGCCGCTATGACACCGAGTCCCTCGAAAGTAAACCCCGGGAAGGTTATACCGAGCACATCAAACGACGGAATAGAGAAGCCAAAGCCGAGTAAATATGCCGGAATTATCCGGAAGAGAAGCTTGCTGGTGGCGGTTATGTACATCGGAGTCTTGGTGTCTCCCGCTCCTCTCAGTGCACCGCCGAGGACGAAGAGCCAGCCGAGGGGAATCTCGCTTATACCGACGATTATCAGGTATATGCTGGCTAGGTGAAGTACTTCGCCGTAGTTGGGGTCGCTCGGATTTATGAAGGGCATAACTAGGTAGCGCGGGAATATTATCAGGATAGCCGCCATGACGCTCATGAAGATGCCAACCATTTTCAGTGCCTCGTAGACAGTCTTCTCTGCCTTCTCTGGGTTTTCCTCGCCGAGGCTCTGACCGACTAGGGCCGAGGTGGCCACGTTGAAGCCAAACGCCGGCATGTATGCGATGCTCTCAACGCGCAGGCCCACCTGATGGGCGGCTAACGCAACGGTTCCGAAGCGAGTGACTATGCTCATGTAGAGGAAGTTGTAGAAGCTGAATATTCCGCGTTCGATCATCGTGGGGATGCCTATGCGGAGGATCCTCCCGGCCATGTCGGGATGGAAGCTCCAGCTCGGTTTAAAGTGGAGTATAAGCTTCCCGCTCCAGAGGAGGTAGAGGCCGATTAGGAACGAGGTCGTTATCCCTATTCCCGATGCCCAGGCGGCACCGACAGGACCGAGCCGCGGAAAGCCAAACTTTCCGAAGATGAGGAGATAATCAAAGACTGCGTTGATTATGTTCATCAAAATACCGAGCTTCATAGGTGTTTTGGTGTCTCCCGCACCCCTGAGGGCAGCAAAGGCGGTAAATCCTGCGAATCGTATTGGGTAGAACGCAAAAAGGACTTTGATGTACTCATATCCGAGTTGGATGACATCCGGCCTGGCGCCCATCACCCTGAGTATATCATCCCCCAGAAACCAGCCGAAGAGCATGACCGGAATCCCGAGAAGGAAAGCAAGGTAAAGGCTCTGCTCCAGAGCGAGGGTCGCGTTAACATCGTCCTTTGCTCCAGCGAACCTCGCAACGAGGGCGAGTGTTCCCGTAGCAATGGCCGCCATTATCGGCATCATGAACCAGCTGACCTGTCCACCGAGGCCAACGGCGGCCAGAGCTAAAGCACCCAGCTGGCCGACCATCATCATATCCACTAGGTTGAGAAGCGTCTGGGATATGTTGCCCATTATCGCGGGCCAGGCGAGGTTCCAGAGACGGCGCTGGTCTTCGTTGAGGCGGATCATTAAGACGTCCCTCTAAACGATAAAGCAGATATAGAAGTTAATAAGGGTTGTGGTGATAGTGGGATATTACAACTCGGAAGGAACGTCCAAAAGAGAAAATAAAAGGGCTCAGTAGGGGAGGTTCCTCTTCTTCCTCCACTTGTGGGACCAGCTGTACTTCCTCATGCGCCTACTCCTGCCGAAGCCGCACGAGGCGCAGTAGCCCTTCTTGATGTTGTAGGCGCGCTTTCCACAGCGCCTGCACTTAATGTGAGTTGGAGTGTGGTTCCTCCTGCCCTTCGGTGCAGTCCCGCTTCCCATGCTATCACCCCACTAAGGTCTCACTTCACTCAATCTCGACAGGGGAAATGGCCAGAACGTTGTCTCCCCTGATGACGATTTTACCGTACTTCTTCACGACCTCGCCGTCCTGAATGAGGGCAGCATCGGCGAGGACAACGTTCAGGTGGATGTCGTAACCGATGAGCCTGCCCCTGAACTCGGAACCCCTCTTCAGGAGCACGAGCACGTCCTTATCGAGCGACCTGTGGATAACATCGAGTGGTCTTTCCGCCATTTTCACGCACCTCCAAATAATCAAAGCTCGTAACGATAACGAGGGAAACGGTTTATAACTCTTTCCCCGTGCTTTTTGCCGGGGTTCCAGGAACACACCTCCTGGGAAAACCATATAACTATGTATCACCAAGGGTGACTATGGTGGTTCCATGAAAAAAGGTGGTCTGCCTCTGATTCTCATACTCCTAACCGCCATAGTGAGCGGGTGCATCTCGGGTGGAACCCAGAACCAAACGGGCACGACTTCAAGCGTGGTTCCCACGACAGCCACTTCCCCTGTGCCTACATCGACATCAACCTATACCCCTCCCCAGGAGGAGTTCGGACTGCCGGAGGGCAACTACACAGCGATCTACACCGGCTTTGGCAGGACGTGTCCAACCGGGAGGGTTCCCGTCAGGTTTGCCTACTACCCGGGAAACGAGACGGTAAAGTCGGTAAGTCTGCGCGGGAGTTTCAACAACTGGGCCGAGTGGCCAATGAAAGAGGAGAACGGGACCTGGAGCACAACGGTCTGCCTCAGGCCCGGGAGGTACGAGTACAAGTACTTCATCAACGGCCAGTGGGTCAAGGACATGTCGAATGACGGCACCGGAAAACCCTACGACCCCGACGCCGATGGATATGCCGATGACGGCTACGGTGGGAAGAACGCGGTCAGGCTTGTTGAAGGAAAGGCGGGCTTTTACGTGGAGTTCGACCCTGGGGACCCGGCCTATCTGAGCGTTGCCGACAACCGGACGGTTGTGAGGTTCGAGGCAAAGAGGAAGGCCGTAAGCTCGGCCGTCCTTGTAACCGAGGGAGGAAACTACACCATGAAGCTCCAGGTATGGTGGGACTCGGGGGAGGTGTGGCGCGCCGAGGTGCCATTCGTTGGACCTATGAGCTACTACATCGTTATAAACTCTGCCGACGGGGGAAGGTTTCTCGTCCTTAACACAAGCGAGAGCCCGTTCTTCAGCTTCGACGGCGTTGATAAGTTCCCCCAGCTGGAATGGGTGAGCAACGGGATAGCCTACCAGATATTCCCTGACAGGTTCAACAACGGGAACGAAAGCAACGACGCCCTGGCGTTGGACCACGACGAGCTTCTCCTCAACCAGGTCAACCCGGGAAGGCCCCTACTCTCCAACTGGGGCGACCCGATAACTCCCCTCCACTGCTGCCACCAGTACTTCGGCGGGGACATAAGGGGAATAACCGAGAAGCTCGACTACCTCCGGAGCTTGGGCGTCACGATAATCTACCTCAATCCCATCT
This window of the Thermococcus thermotolerans genome carries:
- a CDS encoding LSm family protein, which gives rise to MAERPLDVIHRSLDKDVLVLLKRGSEFRGRLIGYDIHLNVVLADAALIQDGEVVKKYGKIVIRGDNVLAISPVEIE
- a CDS encoding AIR synthase family protein, producing MRLPPGKLRNDVLRDVVFPNLGIDDMRVVYGPREGFDAAVLEYGRDHYLIVATDPVLGVPEETFGFFAYHFAGSDVAVFGARPRWLVVDILLPPGSEKEFLEKAMRDLNAECRKYGSSVIGGHTGAYPGVAEPIATTTAMGLVRKDELKLPLAKPGDKIVVTGKVGLEFAVSAAYFRERELRKLLSFREISRLKTSFRFETTVPDALTAKPFVRGMHDATEGGLTALHEIADNSGTGFVVHAEKLRLDPMVQKVLDFYGVDPWSVSSTGTLIAITPPEKSDSLITELQKNGIIAFELGEFTADKKRVLIENGEEKAFPTFKSDPYVALYSKR
- a CDS encoding type II toxin-antitoxin system VapC family toxin, yielding MIAIDASVLAKYILLEPGWEQVEELLLKDVISLDYALVEVSNALWKHHVLYGRISREEFERRSRVIDAIPNVVVLENGVEYLPPARGIALEHKITVYDALYIAQALKYGKLATSDEKQGEIAKKLGIEVFYL
- a CDS encoding tRNA (guanine(10)-N(2))-dimethyltransferase, with translation MGFIEVREGLAKILVPKAERIYDAPVFYNPVMALNRDISVLAVGIFKPKRVLDALSATGIRGIRYALETPAEEVWLNDINPDAFNLILKNVRLNLGVEGEWISEKSIAFQGKKEMVANLDDANRLMAEKFRYFDFLDLDPFGSPVEFLDTALRSVRRRGVLAITATDTGVLCGAYRHACRRKYLAEPIRGELCHEAGLRILIGTVVRYAAKYDLGVDVLLAYYRDHYFRAFLRLKSGARKADGSLSNLGYLRQEPNGRFEYEKAFIPEGLPAHGPLWLGPLKTQEFVDEMLSLAGTHSLAHKKTLQFIKTLAGELDVPFHYDTHALARRNNIQVGKLVDIIGALREKGYRATRTHFSPVALKTDAPFEEVLEVLKSIQ
- a CDS encoding MATE family efflux transporter, with translation MIRLNEDQRRLWNLAWPAIMGNISQTLLNLVDMMMVGQLGALALAAVGLGGQVSWFMMPIMAAIATGTLALVARFAGAKDDVNATLALEQSLYLAFLLGIPVMLFGWFLGDDILRVMGARPDVIQLGYEYIKVLFAFYPIRFAGFTAFAALRGAGDTKTPMKLGILMNIINAVFDYLLIFGKFGFPRLGPVGAAWASGIGITTSFLIGLYLLWSGKLILHFKPSWSFHPDMAGRILRIGIPTMIERGIFSFYNFLYMSIVTRFGTVALAAHQVGLRVESIAYMPAFGFNVATSALVGQSLGEENPEKAEKTVYEALKMVGIFMSVMAAILIIFPRYLVMPFINPSDPNYGEVLHLASIYLIIVGISEIPLGWLFVLGGALRGAGDTKTPMYITATSKLLFRIIPAYLLGFGFSIPSFDVLGITFPGFTFEGLGVIAAWIAMSLETFTTAALFWWAFKRGKWKYVRV
- a CDS encoding nucleotidyltransferase domain-containing protein, whose translation is MSREIIRDVILRVSRELGLDVDDIILFGSRLRGDFRNDSDWDVLVVLSEPIERKIELEAYKRVHRELLLKGIKVDVLFISSDELEKVKDDTGFVYYYALREGVKI
- the pepQ gene encoding Xaa-Pro dipeptidase PepQ, with the translated sequence MRIKRLQEFIVEKELDAALITAKENLFYFTGSSPVLGGYLVVTPDDVLFIVPELEYEEARETSKVPVDKFKTGKELYEKLKGFKPTKLGIEGKTSFSTVQSLKEKAGVEDFVVVDDVIKELRIIKTPEEIEAIKAACEIADMAMMAALEEISEGKREREIAAKMEYVMKMNGAEKPAFDTIIASGWRSALPHGVASDKRIEKSDLVVIDEGALYQHYHSDTTRTIVVGSPNEKQKDIYYAVLEAQRKGVEAARPGITAKELDTIVRDVIKEYGYGDNFIHSTGHGVGLQIHEWPRVSQQDETVLKPGMVITIEPGIYIPKFGGVRIEDTVVITENGARRLTKTERELI
- a CDS encoding HEPN domain-containing protein; amino-acid sequence: MSFREWLKKAEKDLVLAKNSLSLDFYDYATSTLSSALKRL
- a CDS encoding HEPN domain-containing protein, whose protein sequence is MISKGKPIKRTHDIGELILLCAEVDSEFLKLFDNDVDLLTAYAVEARYPTIHEPDKEEAENAIKLAELVLEFVGSRLT
- a CDS encoding 50S ribosomal protein L35ae — protein: MARGKALVLAYAGTHEHQDNHHMILKPLGIDDRNAASRLIGRKVVWTTPTGRKMYGKILKTHGNRGEVKAYFKPGLPGQALGDYVEIL
- the vapB gene encoding type II toxin-antitoxin system VapB family antitoxin; translation: MAVISVRVPDELKEKMKKYDINWSEEIRRFIALRISKEEKKRTLERMHELLAGGTPTREGTAKRYVREDRDSN
- a CDS encoding HAD family hydrolase, yielding MTVYLFDFDGTLVDSTGAVEKALRIAIEKTIPAVIESDLYEDYYKALFLFIKGKLTYQYLGVIHELVAQGTIHEYYKLMPRYIKDFPFAREVVRELRMRGRKVISFSGEHTYPGGKVIFMKKTGWYDEFDEVITFKGTRDMLKKFETLRELYPEEPFVWVDDSPSRFTYVLDDNTLFVQKFSPYKSDVALLFDRENFIKIKSIREVLNIDDGLAGFEDKP
- a CDS encoding mRNA surveillance protein pelota, with protein sequence MQIIHQDVKEGKIKVKAETLDDLWHLYHIIDPGDVVYAKTLRKQSQRSDSLRAEKVEVIPVFLGVRAEKINFHKFANQVRVTGPIVYASRDDVPLGKYHTIAIEEGTVVTLQKPRWKEHHIERLKEAVEASKRARVMIVVIDDGEADMAIIREYGVEILKGIRYNLGGKRYNTNRESEEKKFFHDVAKSMEEIISREGIERAIVAGPGFVKEDFYKFLRENYPELAKKVVIEDTSVTGRTGIYEVIRRGTVDKVYHENRVAKEVQLVEKVLENIAKNNGLAAYGFREVEEAVNYGAVETLLVLDELLKGEHREKIEELMDAVRYSRGEVVVVSSEHEGGDKLKALGGLAALLRFRIR
- a CDS encoding 50S ribosomal protein L37e; translation: MGSGTAPKGRRNHTPTHIKCRRCGKRAYNIKKGYCASCGFGRSRRMRKYSWSHKWRKKRNLPY
- a CDS encoding VIT1/CCC1 transporter family protein translates to MDEMIELAREFYTDEYADSVLYAQLARIEKDEEIKKEFLRLSNIESKHAKFWHDFIKRHGGEVPKPSVKRLTIFSVKLLRRILGPGSVASLLEMGENSAIGKYFKYLTTYAEGFSEEEMREIKEVILDELEHEKFFYESKKRFHVENTRDLVLGMNDGLVEILGAVTGLSAVYPNNPQLVGISGLIVGVAGALSMAIGTFVSVRSQRQVKESIRDRMEVLFRVSPERAAEELVEKLVEGGMPEEVAKEVARELADNSEAIMQLLLPEAEENEIRAALYTGLSYLVGVAFPVTPYFLASSSLTALPFSILLAGSALAIVATLISLLSGISIRKKVAEMVATGLGAAFLSYLFGRLMEALFNVSAL